The nucleotide window GTTTGAGAATGGGGAAAAGCTGGCCCGGCACGCCATTTTCGTGCATCCGCACCAGCACCAGCGCGCCAGCTTCGCCGAGCAGTTGGGCTGCCGCCTCACCAGCAAGGGCGCCATCTGGATTGACAAGCACGTGCAAACCAGCGTCAGGGGCTGTATGCCGCCGGCGACATCACCCCCGGCCCCAGAAAGCCATACTGGCTGCTGCCGAAGGAACCCAGGCAGCTATTGCCATGCACGAAGCCCTGACCCGGGAGGAGTGCCCTAAGTAGCATTTGGGTCTTTAGCTGCGACAACCTGCTACTACAGAAAAAGCCCGCCGGTGCTGTACCGACGGGCTTCTTTATAGCTAATTGCGCTAGTTGACTAGTTCAACAGGCCAACCGAGTGTGCCTTCATGATTTGACGAGCCTGGGCCAGGTTCGTATCACGCGAGTTAACGGCCAGATAGATGAACATGCCTCCGTCGCTCGAAAGCTTCAGCAGGTGCAGCTGGTCGGTGAGGGTCAGCAGAATGTCCTGCACTTTCTGGTTGAGCTTCAAGGCCTGAATTGCCTTCAGTTTTGCCTTTACTACTTCCGTATTGTATGCGGCAGCCGTTTCGATATCGAAGTCGGCAATGTTAGCGTGCGAAGCCAGCGGCATGCCGGTTTCAGTTTCTACGACAGCAACAGCCAGCAGCGTTGGGAGCTCGGCCAGGATATCTTGAACGGTTTGTTTGGGACTAGGCATGTTAAAATGAGCGTGTGAAGTAAAGAGTGTTTATGTTGAAAAGTTATGTTAGACCGTGTGACGGCGCATGATTTCTTTGGCAATTCCCAGGTTTGCATCGGCCATACGCACGGCCAGAAAGCAATACCATTTCCCGTCGTTCAGGGGGCGTATGTGGTGAAGCTGGTCTTCCAAGATGACCGACACATCCGTCAGCGGCCCACCCGCCCAGATTTTGGTCGCCACCGCCTCTTCCATCGTGCGTAGCAGCTTGGCATGCCGCAGGCTGATATGGTTGGGGTTGTAGGCGCTGTTGGTCGTATAAAAGGCTAGTACCTTGCCTGAGTTCGTGTCGACGACGCAGCTCATGAGTAGATCCGGAATATCTGCCAGCAGGCCTTCCAGTACTTTTTGAGCGCGCATCCCGCTTTCATCGGCTACCCCTACAGTGACTTTCTTTAACTGAAGACGATTGAAGAACGGAATATTCATTGGGTGAAAATCGAAGCGCTGGGCTCCGGCAGCCTATAAGGGCTACTAACGGAATGCCCAGGACTTCGTGCGGGGTAAAGAGTTCTAAATTGGCAAGTCGCGGCCAACTGGGCATTGGCAGCTGAAAAGTAAGGTCAAAACACTTGGGTACGGCCTATAGCCCAAAAAACTCTTTAGAAAGCCAGAGTGGCGGCCTTCTAAAGAGCTTAGTGCAACCAAGTTTGGTAGCTGATACAAACCAAGAGAGATTTTGTTATCAGCTTTCTTTCTTACTCGACTTAACCAATAAATAAAGTTCTTTTGATCAGATAGTTACTGACCTAAAGAACTTTAGAAACGCCACCAGCGGCGCTTCTGCACCTTCGCTACTGCGTCGTCGGTGCGGGGCAGCAGGGTCACGTTCTGCACGCTGCGGCCTTTTACCTGTACCTCATCTTCGGTGTAGCCACCGTAGCCAAACTGCAGCTGGGAAGTCTGGTTGGCGGGCACCAGCATCGAGTAGGTTCCCTGTGCGTTGGTCGTTACGCCACGGCCACTGGTCTTATCCAAAACAGTGGCTCCAATCAGTGGACGACCATTCTCGTCCAAAATTCGGCCGCTTACCACAGCCATTTTCTTGGCAGCAGCCGCTTCAGCAGCCACCGAAATCATTTCTTCGCTGGGCGCAGCAATAGTTGTCGTAGGTACGCCAATACGCTCCTCAGTAGGCAGGTTGGTTCCGGCCAGCACGGCGCCGCTGATTAAAGCACCTACCAGCACGATAGAGCCGGCCCGGCGACGGAAACGCACGGGCTCGGTGCGCATCAGGTGAAACTGGTGCTGCAGCCAGCCTACAGGACGTACGCTGTGGCCACTGGCACGCATCGTGTGAAAACGTTTTAGCGCCTCATCACCAGCGTTAGGATTAGCCTTGAGATACGCGTCAACTAGCTCCGCATTGCTCACCGACAGGTCTCCCCGCAGGTAGGCATCTCGATAGGTAGGAAGCAATTCCCCTGTGACAGGGTGGAATGGGTAAGCGGTTAAAGCCATTGTTGTAAGATAAAGGTGTGTAAACGAGAGCGGATATACGTCAGCTTTTGACTAACGATAGGCCAAGATTCACTCTAAATAATCCTAATACCAATGGTATTCGATAAAGGTTATTATTTTATATATAAAGGTGCATTTATGGGCGATGAAAGTTCTGGGCTATTTTTTCTCTCAAAAGCCAAACAAAAAGCCTAGTTTTCAATACCGGATAAGTACAAGCTCGACAGTAAAACACCAGTTTACAGGCATTTTACCGGGGTATGGTCATGATAGAGGCTTACTTAGCTAACCGGAATCCTAAGAATTCGGGAAAGCCATACCCCAAGTGAGTGGTAAAGGCCCTATCTTAAGGGAACCTTGTGGTGTGCACTGCCGGAACGCAATAGGAAGGAGCAATTATTTCGTCAATAATTGCATTACTTCTGCCGACTACTTGTACTATATTGGGTAACCCTCATAGCTGACCTTTCTCACTCTATTGCCCGATTCGCCTCCAGTGTAGTTTATGAAGCATACGTACGCGCTGTTTATCCTATTAGTAGTCGTGGCCTTACCCGCCCAGGCGCAGCGCATAGTATTTACCGGCCGAATTACGGAGGCCGCTACGGGGCAGCCCGTTCCTTTTGCCTCTCTGTTTGTGCCGGGAACTACCAGCGGCATGACGGCCGACGCGGAAGGACGCTACCAGCTTACTGTTACTCAACCCATCGATACGCTGGCGGCCTCCGCGCTGGGCTTTAAGGCCCTGAAAAAGGCCGTCACGCAGCAAACCCAGCAAACGGTGAACTTCGCCCTGGGTGCGGGGGCCGTTACGCTCGGTGAAGTAACAGTGCGGCCCACCGAGAACCCCGCCTACGTGATTCTGCGGCGGGTGCAGGCCCACAAAAACCAGAACGACAAGCGCCAGCTGCAGGCCTTTGAGTACGACAGCTACAACCGGATTCAAACTACGATAACCGACCTGCCCGACCGCCTGGCCAAGCGCAAGGTGGTGCGCGATATGCTGGCCCTGTCCGACAGCATGAGCAAGGGCGCCCCCGCCGGGCCAGGCAAAAATCTGCCGTTTTTTGCCTCGGAGCTGCAGTCCCGCCTGTACGTGAAGAACCACCCGATTCGGCGGCGGGAGGAAATCCGGCAGCGGCAGATGCGCGGCATCGGGCCCCGGGAAGGCTCGGTGGCTTCCCAGATTCTGGGCTCCTCGTTCCAGGATTACAACTTCTACCCCAACTGGCAGAATATCATGGGCAAGGATTTCATCTCGCCCATTGCCGAGGGGTGGAAGCTGGCCTATGAGTATGAGCTACAGGATTCCATGTTCGTGGGCCAGGATTGGTGCTATCAATTAGCCGTGAAGCCCCGCCGCCCCAAGACCTGGCCTTCGTGGGTACCATCTGGATTACGGCCGATACTTACGCCCTGCGCAAGCTCAACTTGACCAAAAGCCCGGAGGCTAACATCAACTTCGTTAGCGAAATCCGAATTTACCAGGAACTGACCCCGCCCGCGGAAGGCGCCGGCCTGCCCAAAGTAACGCGCGTGACGGTTGCCATTAAGCCCTCCGACAACCAGGCCGGGATAATGGCGAATTTCAATACCATCAACTCCAACTTTGAGCGCAACCACGAGCGGAACATAGCTTTCTACGATAATGCCCTCGACACGGCACCCAATGCCAGCCAGCTGCCCAAAGACTACTTCGATAAAAACCGCCCCGACTCGCTGAGCCTGGCCGACCAGACTTCCTTGGCCGTGCTCGACTCGGTGCGGGAGCTACCTAGCGTGCGCTCGGTGCTGGACCTAGCCGATGTGCTGGTGAACGGTTACAAGCGTGTGGGCCGCCTCGAACTGGGCCCCATCCTGTCGACCTACGGCTTCAACGATATTGAGGGCCACCGGCTGCGCTTCGGCTTCCGGACCACACCCGAGCTGAGCCGCGACTGGCTGGTGCGGGCCTACGCGGCCTACGGCTTCGGCGACGGACGGCTTAAGTACGGCATGCGCGTTAACCGCATCATCGAGCGGCAGCACTGGACGGTGCTCGGGGCCGAATACCGCCACGACCTCGACCAGGTAGCTTTGCTCGACAATGAGTTTGGGCAGGAAAACCCACTGTTTGATGCCGCAGCCCGCATCGGCCGTATCCGCGGAAGCCGCCCACTGATGCGCGACGTATCGGGCCTTTCCCTGCAAACGGATATTGTGCGGGGCTTCATTCAGAAGGTTATTGTGCGCCACCAGCGCTTTACGCCGCTGTATAATTTTGCCTACTACAACACCGACCGCCGGGTGCCCGGCGCGCCCACGGCCGCCAACATCACCTTGTCGGAGCTAATCTTGGAGTCGCGCTACGCGCACGACGAAGTGCTGGTGGAAACCGAAAACCGGCGTCGGGCCATTGGCCTGATGCGGTGGCCGGTCTTCATCTTTCGCTACACCTTGGGCGCCAATCACCTGCTTGGCAGCGACTTCAAGTACCAAAAGTTTGCCTTCATTACCACTCAAAGCGTGCAGGTTGGCATCTTCGGCCGCGCCGACTATCGGGTAGAAGCCGGCTATATTCCCAGCACGGTGCCCTACCCTATCCTTAAAACGCACATGGGCAACCAGTCGCCGTTTTATAATGCGTCGGCGTTTAACCTGATGCGCTACTTCGAGTTTGTCAGCGACCGGTATGCTTCTGTGCGGGTCGAGGACCACTTCGAGGGTTTGCTGGTAAACAGCTTGCCGCTGCTCCGTAAGCTCAACTGGCGCCTGCTGGCTACCGGCAATGTGTTGTTTGGGGGCGTAAGCGAGGCCAACCGCAGCCTGACCCCGCCGCGCCACCCCGACACGGATGAGCCGCTGCAAACCTTCCGGGCGCTGGATCATGGGCCGTATGCCGAGGTGGGCTACGGCGTGGAAAACATCTTCAAAGTTGCCCGGGTCGACTTTATCCACCGCCTGACCTACCGTGATTTGCCCGAGGCCCGCAACTTCGGCGTCAAGCTCAGCCTGCAGTTTAGACTGTAACAACCTTTTCGCTTCCGGCTCCGCCACATACCCCAACGCCCCGACAACCAATGGTTGCCGGGCGTTCACTTACGTAGTTGGCCTACTTCCTAGCGCTTGTTGCGCAGGGAAAAGTGGTTGAAAGCCACAGTGGAAGTGGCCGGGCCCTGGGCCAGCAGCGCAATACGGATACCCCGGTCCCATGGCGGCAGGTACGTACCGTTGATAGCAAAGCTTTCGGTGGGCATGGCAATCCAGGTGAGGCCGTCGGCGCTGTAGCTGAAGCGGTAGCGCTGCCCGCCCCATACCTCCAGGCGCAACGACAGGTTTTTGCAGCTCTCTACCGCAATCTTGGTCAGGCACTCCTGTTTGCCACCCTTCACGTGCCAGAGCTGCAGGCTTTGGTCGCCGGCCATCAAAGACAGCGTGTTGGCATGGTCGCCGATGGCACCGATACCGGCAAAGGTACCGGGCGCGAGGTTGGCAAAATCCAGGGTGGTAACGGCCTTGTAGGTGGCCGCAAACGTGCGCTGGGCTACCATGGCACCCAGGCCTACCGGGCTGGCCGTGAGCAGCAGCTGCCCGTCGCTGACGCCGGCTTCGGGCTGCTCACCCACCGGCCACTGCCAGGTTTGAGCCAACTGGTTGCTAGTGAAGTTGTCGGTCACGTTGAGCACGCTCAGGTCGGGCAGCGGGGCGGCCTGGGGGCTGCGGCCGTCGAATTCGGGCCAGCCTTCGGCATTCCAGGTAAACTCGCTCAGGATGCCCTGGCGGCCCACAAACTCGTGGCTGTCGGTGTAATACGCGTGGTGGAGCAGGAACCAGCGGCCTTCGTATTCGGCTACGGTGCCGTGACCGGGGCACTTCCAGGTTTTGTTCTTATCGAGAATCGGGTTCTGGGGGCACTTCTCCCAGGGCCCCAGCAGGCTCTTAGCCCGGGCCACGCCAGTGGCGTAGTTGCAGCACTTGCCGCAGCAGCCGTTGCCGGCGTAGAACATGTAGAAGTACTCGTCGTGGCGCACGATGGCCGAGCCTTCCACCAGACAGCCTTCCCACTTCTCGGTATTGCGGAACAGCTCCACCTTCTTGCCGACCAAACCCATGCGCTTTTCATTGATGCGCTGGGCCCAGATGGGCGTGGGCTTTTTCTTACTATTGCCGTCCTCTTTCCACACCAGGTACAGGTCGCCGTGCTCGTCGCGCACGGGGAAGCCGTCGATGGAGCCTAGGCGCTGGCCTACCAAGGGACCGTGGTCGGTGTAGGGGCCTTCGGGCTGGTCGGCACTGGCTACGGCTACGCACAGCGGGCCGTTTTTCTTGCGGGCCGTGTAGTAGATGAAGGTTTTGCCGCCCTCGTAGAAAATCTCCGGAGCCCAGAAGTTAGCGTCGCACCAATCGGGCAGCTGGCCGGGAAACACGTGCGTCACCAGCTCCCAGTCGACCAGGTTGTCGGACTTGAACATAGGAAACACAGGGCCCCACTCAGCCGACGTAGCACTGGCCCAGTACGTATTGCCGATTTTGGCAATGGTCGGGTCCGGGAAGTCGCCGGGCAAGACGATGTTGGCGTAGTTGGTAGGCTTCGCCTCGACGGGAGGAGCCACAGTGGGGGTAGAATCGACCAACGGCGCGTCAACGGCGGCGTAATCAGTCGAGGAATCTACAGTGGGCACCAAGTCGAAGGAAGGTGCGCTTTCGAAGTCGAACGACACAATAGGAAGAAGAAAGAGTGGGAAACGAACAGAGGTTTTCGGGGGCGGAGCCAGCCACGGGGCTAGTACCAAAACGCTACGCAACTCGCCGGCACTTTCGGGATTTGCTCTTTAAAAAGGCAACAAAGGGGGGATTTCTGAAACCAGCTTAACGCAACAATCCGAAAGGTACTACTTTACTTTTATTCGCAAGCAAACAAGTGTATTTTTTTGATACAACCCAGTAGGCTTTTTTGGTTTGGCCTTTTTTCAAAAACGGCTTTTAGCAAAGAGTCCTCGCAACGCAAAAGCAGTGAAAACTGGTTCAATTCATGGCAAATCCTTTGTTAGAACCCGCGCAGCAGTACCCTCGGCATGCAGCATAATTCGGGCCATACTTGCTAAAAGGCAGGTTAAGATTTCGGCATAAATATGATTTAAATAATAATTCCCTGAAGCCAGCAAAGAATATCCAGCGAGGGACCTAGCAAAGGGCGCCGGACAAGGCCAAGATGTTGTACATCACTCTTTTCGGAGCTCAACCGCAAACTACGTGGTGGGCGGCTTCGGCTAAAGTCGGCCAGGGTTCGTAAAATAGCCGGCCGTTTGGTTCTACCCGGCGCTCTGCTTTCTCAGCCACCCTCATAGCTACCTTCCCGCTTATGCTAGCCCACGATATTGCCGCTGCTTTTCACCAGCGCTTCGGCACCGACCCTTTGCTGGTGCGCGCCCCCGGCCGCATCAACCTGATTGGGGAACACACCGACTACAACGCCGGCTACGTGCTGCCCGCGGCCATCGACAAGGAAATGTACTTCGCCGTAGCCCTGAATCAGCAGCACACCATCCGGCTGCACGCCTACGACCTGAACCAGTCGGAGGAAGTGGCCGTCGACGCCGTGGCGCCCAGCGAAACTCAATGGGCCAACTACCTGCTGGGCGTAGTGGCCCAGCTTCAGCAGCGCGGAGTGCAGGTACCGGGTTTCGACTGTGTCTTCGGGGGTACGGTTCCGGCCGGGGCGGGCTTGTCGTCGTCGGCAGCCGTGGAGTGCGGAATGCTGTTTGCCCTTAATACGCTGCTGCAGGCTCAGCTGGAGCCCATGCAGATAGCTAAGCTGGGGCAGGCCGCGGAGCACGAGTACGCCAAGGTGATGTGCGGCTTGATGGATCAGTTTGCCAGCGTGTTTGGCCAAGCCGGGCAGGTAGTGCGCCTGGACTGCCGCTCCCTAGACTATGAATACTTCCCCTTTGACACCACTGCCTGCCGTATCGTGCTGTGCAATTCGGGCGTGAAGCACAGCTTGGCTAGCTCGGAGTACAACACCCGCCGCCAGGAGTGCGAGCAGGGCGTGGCCGTGCTGCGGCGGCATTATCCCGAGGTTCAGACGCTGCGCGACGTGACGCTGGAACAGCTGGAGGCCCACCGCGACGAGCTGGGCCCGGTGGTATACCGGCGCTGCAGCTACGTGGTGGAGGAAAACCAGCGCGTAATAGAAACCTGCCGCCTGTTGACGCAAAATGATCTGAGCGGCGTGGGTCAGCAGATGTACGCCTCGCACGCCGGACTAAGTGAAAAGTACGAAGTGAGCTGCAAGGAGCTTGATGTATTGGTAGAAATCGCCCAGACGACGCCGGGTGTGTACGGCTCCCGCATGATGGGCGGCGGCTTCGGCGGCTGTACCATCAATCTGGTAGCCACGGAGCAGGTAGCCGACTTCGTGCAGCATATGAAGACGCAGTATCAGCAGCAGCTGGGCCTGCCGTTGGAAACCTACGAGGCGACTATCGTGGACGGCGTCGGGCTGTTTACGGACAAGTAATTCCGCTAATAAAGGAAAAGCCGCCCGCCGAGAACTACTCGACGGGCGGCTTTTTGGTGTAGTACAAAGTTTGAATCAGCTAACAGCAGGGCGGCTACCCTTCAAGCCATACCAGAGGATGTAGAGGTAGCAGAGCACGGGCAGCAGAAAGGCCAGACGTAAGGCATGCACCCCGCCGCCCCCGCTCTGGCTGTCGGCAAGCAGGCCGAAGAGCGGCGGAATAAGGGCCCCGCCCACGATGGCGGCCGAGAGCAGGCCCGAGGCATCCTCCGTGTGCCGCCCCAGCCCGGCTACGGCCAGCGTGAAGATGACCGGGAACATCACCGCATTCATCAAGCCCACGGCCAGCAAGCTCCACATGGCCACGGCCCCGCTGGTGTTGATGGAGAGGAGCACGAGCAGCACCGCGCCCACGGCCGTGACGGCCAGCACCCGCCCGGGCCGCACGGCCCGCAGCACGAAAATGCCGGCAAAGCGGCCCAGCATGGCCGCCCCCCAGTAGAAGGCCACCTGCTCGCCCGCGTCGCGGGCGGCCATGCCCATCACTTCGGGCTGGCCCAGGTAGCTGACGATGTGCGAGCCAATGGCCACCTCGGCCCCCACGTAGGCAAAGATGCCCACCAGGCCCAGCACCAGGTGGCGGAAATGCCAGGCCCGCTGCGTGTCGCCGGCCGGGGCCGGGGCATGGGCAATCTGGGGCAGCTTGAGGAAGGCCAGCAGCAGGCTGATGAGCACCAGTACGGCGGCAATGCCCAGGTAGAGGTACTGCACCGACGTGATGTCCAGGGCCGCCGTCTGGGCCGGGGTGAGCTGGCTCAGGTCGGGCAGGTGGGAGAGAATCAGGCGCGCGCCCAGCACGGGGGCAATGGTGGTGGCCAGCGAGTTGAAGGCCTGCGTGAGCGTGAGCCGGGAGGAGGCCGTGTGCGGCGGGCCCAGGATGGCCACGTAGGGGTTGCCAGCCACCTGCAGGGTCACCACGCCGGTGGCCAGCACGAACAGGGCGCCCAGGAACAGGGCAAAGGTGCGGCTCTCGGCGGCGGGGAAGAACAGGCAGCAGCCGGCGGCGGCAATGAGGAAGCCCACGAGCATGCCGCCCTTGTAGCCCAGGCGCTTGACGAGCCAGCCGGCGGGCACGCCCATGACCAGGTAGGCGCCGAAGAAGCAGAAGTTGACCAGGTTGACCTTGGCGTAGCTGAGCGTGAAGAGGCCCTTGAGGTAGGGAATCAGGATGTCATTGAGACAGGTGATAAAGCCCATCATGAAGAACAGCACCGTCAGCGAGGCCAGCGCCGACGTGTAGCGCGGCGTCGGCTGGTCGGCTTCGGTAGCGGCAGACGCACCTACAGAGGAAGGAGCAACAAGAGCCATAGCAAAGTGAATGAGGGGTTCGAGAAGCTAATAGGAGGCGTTTATAACACAAAAAGAGGCCGGTCCGCTCTCCTAACCATTGCGGAACCGGCCTCTGAGCCACGGCGCCTGTCTGCATGAGCAGGCGGGCGTGGTACTTGCGGGGAAACTTAGTAAACGATGCTGAAGGCGCGGCTCACGGCGCAGTTGCCGACCTTCGGGCAGTTCTTACTTGTACTGGTAGTAGCGCACGTAGTCGACCTGCATCTGCTGCGGGAAGGTCGTGTTGGGCGTTGGGTCGCCGTCGAACATACCACCTACGGCCACGTTCAAAATCACGAAGAACGGGTTGTTGAAGGGCCACGGGTTGCCGTTGACGTCACCCGGGGTGAAGGTGTAGTAGGGCTGCGAGGCTCCGTCCAGATAGAAGCGAAGCATATCCTTGCTGCGCACCACGCTGAAGACGTGGAATTCGTCGGTGATGTCGTAGCCCAGGACCTGGGTTTTGCCCTTGTACTCACGGTTGCCCGCATTGTTAGCATAGTGCATGGTCGACAGAAACTCCTGGGGCTGGCTGCCGCGCAGTTCCATAATGTCAATTTCTCCGCACTTGGGCCAGTTGTTCTTGTCGATGTCGGTACCCAGCATCCAGATGGCCGGCCAAATACCTTTGCCTTTGGGCAGCTTGGCTCGCACGTCGATGCGGCCGTACTGAAAGCTTTGCTTGCCCTTGGTAATCAGGCGGCCCGAGGTATAGGCATTGTTACCCGACTGCTGCCGGCGAGCCTGAATGAAGAGGTTGCCCCCGCTCAGGTACACGTTGTCGTTCGAGTTGGTGTAGGCCTGCAGTTCGTTGTTGCCCCAGCCGCCACCGCCCAGCTCATATACCCACTTGCTTTGATCCAGGGCACCGCCGTCAAACTCGTCGCTCCACACCAGATTGGTATACTGGCCGTAGTCCTTGGCTTCCTCGTTAACAACCGGCGTGGGTGGTATTACCACTGGCGCGGGTACGTTCTTGGTTTTGGTTTCGGTACAGCCCAGCAGGCTCAAAGTCAGCAGAACGCTGAGGCCAAACTGGGTGCTGCGCTGGATGGACAGGGAGGGGAATTTCATGAACTCAGGGTAAGAACTACCGCCGGGCACCGGTGCCCGGTTGGTTGGCAATCATCGTAACTGTACTTGCGCCCTTTCCGGGGCCATTCTTTTGCGGGAGGCTCCAAGCCCGGAGCCAGCGGGGGTCGGCTCCGGGCAGGTTTCCTTAAAGGTACCGTGCGCTCAACAAAGGAGCCTGGTAAAAATTCACCTCTCCCCTACTTAGGGCTTTACAACCATTTTGATGGTAAACACGGTGCCGCCATTCAGGCCGCTGCCGGCCCGAACCGTCATCTTTTTATCGGTGATTTCCAGAATGCGGTATACCTGCTCCGTGGGCGAAGCATCGGTAGCACCAATAAAGGCCCCGGGCCGCGAGAGGATAAACTGGGCCAGGCCTGCGCCGGCAGCCGGACCGAAGACGAAGGGTGAAGTACCGGTTTCGGGAGATTTGCAGACGTAGCCAGCACCGGCCGAGAAGGTTTCAGCCTTGGCGTTGTAGCTGAGCGTATTGTTGACGGAGAAGGTGTATTCATCATCCGACTGGCAAGCGGGCAGCTCACCGGGCTTCACACCGGCGAAGTACTCCAGCGGGTTGGCTTCGGTACCAACGGTGATGGGCGCATCGGCCTGGTTATCCAGCATCCAGGTTCTCGACGAGCCACCAGTCAGCAGCTGCTTGTAGGGAGCCGTGGCGTCATAGGGCATCAGCGTCACGATGGTGCGGGTGCCGTCGGGGTTGGTGCCGCGCAGGCGCAGCTTGGTGTCGGTAGCTTCCAGAATATCGTAGGTCTTGTTTACCACCGAGTCGGCCAGGCCGATAAAGGACTTGTTGCCCTTCAGGATAATCTGGGGGTTGCCGTTGTTGGGCCGGAACACGAAGCTGCCCGTGTTGTTGCGCGAGCTGCCACAGGCACCGTTCTGGTAGGTCTTGCCGGCACTTTCGTAGTTGAGCGTGTAGGCGTTGCTAAACGAGAACTGGTCGTCGAGCTGGCAGGCTTCCAAAGTAGTCGAGGACGAAATCTGGTTGCCGCCCGCGTCCTGCTTGACAACGGCGCCGGGCGCATTCGACAAAGACCACACCTTAACCCCACCCGCGGTGCAGCCCACAAGGTTGCTGAAAGCCGATATGGTGCAGGCATCGGGGATGGTCACGGTCTGCTTCGAGGAAATGCCCGTGCCGCCGCGGCCTGAGGTCAGCAGTTCCACTTCGTATTTGCCGGGCCGGGGGTAAGTGTGCTGGGCTTTTTCGCCGCTCCCGATGGAGTTGTCGCCAAAGTTCCACTGGTACACGAAGCCGTCCTTGGACGTGCTGGTGAAATCAACGACGGTAGGAAACTCGGTGGTATTAGCCTGGAAGGTAAAGTTGGCCTGGGGCACGGCGCCCTCCAGCTCAAAATCTTTGGCGTCTTTCTCGCAGGAAGCCAGCAGCAACGGGGCTGCCAGCAAACTCAGCGTGGCCAAACGGAATATATTTTTCATGGGAAGTCAGTGGAAATTTTCGGTGGGAGGCATCCTGCGCGGCCTGCCCCAGCCACTGCGGCGGGCAGGCCGGCAGTTGATTAATAGCCGGGATTCTGGCTCAGACCAGAGTTCACGTCGCGCTCCGACTGCGGAATGGGCAGCAGCACGTTATGAGGCTTCACGCCCTTGGCCTTGAGCTGGGGCGAGGTGAGCAGCTCACCGGTGCGCTTCATATCAAACCAACGGTCCATTTCGAAGGCCAGCTCGTACTTACGCTCCCGCCACACGGCCCGCTTGAAGTCCTCGGCACTGATGCCGGCGGCAATGTCGCGGTTGGTAGCCCCACCAAAAGCGCGGCGGCGTACCGTGTTGATGGCGTTCAGGCCTTCGGCATTCGGGCCAACAGCCTCCGCCAAAATCAGGTATACCTCCGCCAGGCGCATCACCGGAATGTTCAGCTCCGAGTCCCAAACGTTGGTGTTGACTTTACCTATAAACCACTTTTTCACCCCGTAGCCGTTCGGCGAGCCTGGCAGGGAGCTGGGCTGCACGCGGCCGTCAGGATACTTGTCGCCGGGCATCCAGATGGTCACCTCCCGGCGTGTGTCGCCGGTCTCGTAGCCTTCCACGAAGTCGGGCTCCGGAATGTTGAAGCCGTAGCCGCCCTGGGGTACGATACCCTGGCCGCGGGGGCCCATGAACTCGTTGCCGCTCCAGCCCAGTCCATCCTGGGTCCACTGGTTGCGGCCCGCAATGTACTGCACTTCAAACATCGACTCCTTGCCGTTCTCGTTGGCTACCTTGAAGTTGTCGCCGTAGTTAGCCCACAATGACTTGCCGCTGGAGCTGATGATGTTGCGGGCCTGGGTGGCCGCCTCCGACATTTTGCCTTCGGTCAGATACACCTTGGCCAGCAGCGCTGCCGCCGACCACTTGGTAGCCCGCCCGATATCCTCACCGCTGTAGGAAGCGGGCAGCTTGTTCATGGCGTCGAGCAGGTCGGCTTCAATCTGGGCGTAGACCTGGGAAACGGGGGTGCGAGGAACGTTCACCTCGGCCGTCGTTTTAGGCGGCTTGGTGAGCAGGGGCACGTCGCCGAAAGCCCGCACCAGGTCGAAGTAGTACTTGGCCCGCAGAAACTCAGCTTCGCCGATGCTGCGTGTCTGGATGGCGGGGTCAATGCTCATGCCCGGCACCTTTTCCAGCACGATGTTGGCGCGGCCAATACCGACGTAGCAGCTGCCCCACAGGCGCGTGGTCAGAACGTTGGTCGTGGGAATGTTGAAGTTGTC belongs to Hymenobacter cellulosilyticus and includes:
- a CDS encoding DUF5686 family protein; protein product: MGTIWITADTYALRKLNLTKSPEANINFVSEIRIYQELTPPAEGAGLPKVTRVTVAIKPSDNQAGIMANFNTINSNFERNHERNIAFYDNALDTAPNASQLPKDYFDKNRPDSLSLADQTSLAVLDSVRELPSVRSVLDLADVLVNGYKRVGRLELGPILSTYGFNDIEGHRLRFGFRTTPELSRDWLVRAYAAYGFGDGRLKYGMRVNRIIERQHWTVLGAEYRHDLDQVALLDNEFGQENPLFDAAARIGRIRGSRPLMRDVSGLSLQTDIVRGFIQKVIVRHQRFTPLYNFAYYNTDRRVPGAPTAANITLSELILESRYAHDEVLVETENRRRAIGLMRWPVFIFRYTLGANHLLGSDFKYQKFAFITTQSVQVGIFGRADYRVEAGYIPSTVPYPILKTHMGNQSPFYNASAFNLMRYFEFVSDRYASVRVEDHFEGLLVNSLPLLRKLNWRLLATGNVLFGGVSEANRSLTPPRHPDTDEPLQTFRALDHGPYAEVGYGVENIFKVARVDFIHRLTYRDLPEARNFGVKLSLQFRL
- a CDS encoding family 43 glycosylhydrolase — translated: MSFDFESAPSFDLVPTVDSSTDYAAVDAPLVDSTPTVAPPVEAKPTNYANIVLPGDFPDPTIAKIGNTYWASATSAEWGPVFPMFKSDNLVDWELVTHVFPGQLPDWCDANFWAPEIFYEGGKTFIYYTARKKNGPLCVAVASADQPEGPYTDHGPLVGQRLGSIDGFPVRDEHGDLYLVWKEDGNSKKKPTPIWAQRINEKRMGLVGKKVELFRNTEKWEGCLVEGSAIVRHDEYFYMFYAGNGCCGKCCNYATGVARAKSLLGPWEKCPQNPILDKNKTWKCPGHGTVAEYEGRWFLLHHAYYTDSHEFVGRQGILSEFTWNAEGWPEFDGRSPQAAPLPDLSVLNVTDNFTSNQLAQTWQWPVGEQPEAGVSDGQLLLTASPVGLGAMVAQRTFAATYKAVTTLDFANLAPGTFAGIGAIGDHANTLSLMAGDQSLQLWHVKGGKQECLTKIAVESCKNLSLRLEVWGGQRYRFSYSADGLTWIAMPTESFAINGTYLPPWDRGIRIALLAQGPATSTVAFNHFSLRNKR
- a CDS encoding carboxypeptidase-like regulatory domain-containing protein, which translates into the protein MLPTYRDAYLRGDLSVSNAELVDAYLKANPNAGDEALKRFHTMRASGHSVRPVGWLQHQFHLMRTEPVRFRRRAGSIVLVGALISGAVLAGTNLPTEERIGVPTTTIAAPSEEMISVAAEAAAAKKMAVVSGRILDENGRPLIGATVLDKTSGRGVTTNAQGTYSMLVPANQTSQLQFGYGGYTEDEVQVKGRSVQNVTLLPRTDDAVAKVQKRRWWRF
- a CDS encoding DUF5686 and carboxypeptidase-like regulatory domain-containing protein; the encoded protein is MKHTYALFILLVVVALPAQAQRIVFTGRITEAATGQPVPFASLFVPGTTSGMTADAEGRYQLTVTQPIDTLAASALGFKALKKAVTQQTQQTVNFALGAGAVTLGEVTVRPTENPAYVILRRVQAHKNQNDKRQLQAFEYDSYNRIQTTITDLPDRLAKRKVVRDMLALSDSMSKGAPAGPGKNLPFFASELQSRLYVKNHPIRRREEIRQRQMRGIGPREGSVASQILGSSFQDYNFYPNWQNIMGKDFISPIAEGWKLAYEYELQDSMFVGQDWCYQLAVKPRRPKTWPSWVPSGLRPILTPCASST